CAGATCACGATGCAGCTCAAGTTCAGCTGGGAGAACTCGCGCAAGCCGGAACTTTTGCCTGACATGCGGCGTGACGGCATGTTCACGGACAGCGCTTTCCACGTGGTCGCCGTGCTCGATCGCCGTGGCATTGTGCGTTCCAGCACGCGGCCCGGCCTGATTGGCACCGACCTGGCGGACGGTCCGTATTTTTCCCGCCACCGCGATAACAATTCGACGGCGCTGCGGCTGGGCACCACGCCGGTGCAGTTCGGCGCGGCCGACGACGTGGTGCTGTTCACGCGCCGTCTCGACGACCGCGAAGACGAGTTCGACGGCGTGATCATGATGGCGGTCGATGCGCGCTACTTCACGTCGTTCGTCAGCCCGGCCACGCTCGGCGCCGGCGGCATCGTGGCGCTGGCCGGCAGCGAAGGACGCCTGCGCGTCGAACAGCGCAGCGACGGCGCCGCGTTCTTCGACACGGCCACGCTGCCGCGCCGCGGCGCTGCCTGGTCGGGCGAACAGGGCGTGCGCGAGCTCGATGGGGCCAATGGCTTTGCCGACGGCCAGTCGCGCGTGCTGGGCTGGCGCCAGTCGCCGGTCTATCCGCTGGTCGCGCTGGTCGGCCTGCCTCGCGCCGATACGCTGGCCGCAACCAATACCTACTGGACCGACAGCCGCGACCGCGCCATCGCCGTCACGCTGTGCCTGATGCTGCTCGGTGCGGTCGGCGCCGTGCTGGCGCAGCGCGCGCTGCAGCGCGGCACCGAACAGGACGATGTGCGGCGCGCCTACCGCACCGCCACCGAAAGCGGCAACGATGGCTTCTACATGGCGGCGGCCGTGCGCGGGCGCGATGGGCAGATCGTCGACTTTCGCATCGTCGACTGCAACGAACGGGGCGCCTTCTTCTACGGCATGACCCGCGACGACCTGGTCGGTGCGAGCCTGACCGAGATCGACGCCGGCCTGTTCGGCGAAGACTTGCTGGCCACCTACCGCAAGGCGATGGAGGCGGGCTTCCACGAAGACGACCGCAGAATGCCGAGCGACAATCGCCTGAACATCAGCTGGGGCCGGCGTCGCCTGGTGCGGGTCGGTCACGGCCTGGCCGTCACGCTGCAGGACATCAGCGAGCGCAAGGCCCACGAGTCGCAGCTCGAGCGCCTGGCCAACGTAGACTCGCTGACCGGCCTGGCCACCCGGCATGCGTTTTTGGAACGCATGCCGGCGATGCTGGCGCAGGCGCACAACACCGACATGGGGGCGGCGCTGCTGTTCATCGACCTGGACGAATTCAAGCACATCAACGATTCGCACGGGCACGCCACCGGCGACGGCGTGCTCAAGTGTGCGGCCCAGCGCCTGCTGTCGCTGCTGCGCCCGTCAGACCAGGTGGCCCGCTTTGGCGGTGACGAATTTGTTGTCCTGCTCACGCCCTGCGATGGCGAGCGCCAGGCAGCGTCTGTCGCGGCGCGCATCGTCGAGGCGTTCGGGGTGCCGTTCCTGCTGGGTGACGAACTGCACGCGGTGGGCGCATCGATCGGCATCAGCATGTACCCGCGCGACGGCGCCGATGCCGAGACGCTGGTGCGCCACAGCGATATCGCCATGTATGTCGGCAAGAACGACGGCAAGGGCCAGTACCGCTTCTTCGATCCGTCGCTGTCGACGACGCTCAATTCGCGCGCGCGCCTCAAGCAGCACATCCTCGAGGCGCTCGAGGGCGACCAGTTCGTGCTGCACTACCAGCCGCGCGTCGATGCCCGCAGCGGCGAGTTGCTGAGCATGGAGGCGCTGGTGCGCTGGCACCATCCAACGCTGGGCATCGTGGCGCCGGGCGACTTCATTCCGCTGGCCGAATCGACCGGCCTGATCGTGCGCATCGGCGAAGTCGTGATCGACAAGGCGTGCGCGCAACTGGCCGCGTGGCGCGAGGCCGGCGTGGCGCTGGTGCCCGTGTCGATCAATGTCTCGCCCAAGCAGTTCCTGCGCGGCGGCGTGCAGCGGCAGTTGCGCGCGGCGATGGTGCGCCACTGCGTGCCGGCCAGCCTGATCGAGGTGGAAATCACCGAGTCGGCGATGATGGGCGACCAGGACGACATCCTGGCCGAACTGGCGGCGCTGCGTGCGCTGGGCGTGAAGCTGCACGTGGACGACTTTGGCACAGGCTACTCGTCGCTGTCGCAGTTGCAGCGCCTGAAGATGGATGTGCTGAAGGTCGACCGCGCGTTCACGAACGAGCTGGCCCGATCGAAAGAGGGCAAGGTCTTCTTCCAGGCGATCGTCTCGATGGCGCACGCGCTGGGCATGTCGGTCGTGGCCGAGGGCGTGGAAACCGCTGAACAACTGGCAATCCTGCGCGGCCTGGAATGCAATGAAGTGCAGGGTTACTTCATCGCGCGCCCGATGCCGGCGCACGAGATGGCGGTGCTGATGACGCAGCGCTACCTGCTCGAGGTCACGGCGTCGGCGTCGTGAGCAGGGGCCTGGCAGCGAAGTTCCGTGGTGACGATTGAGCGGCATTGGTCCGGCGATGCAAGGTGGGGCCTAGAGTAGCTGCACCGGACATGCCCGGTGTGAAAGGATCCCATGCCGAACCTTCAGGATGTCGCCGACCAGATCAATGCGCGACTCGACCAGATCTCGACCAACACCTCGGCCACGGCGGACAACACGGCCGATGTCCGCAACGAACTGGTGCAGACCAACAGCCGCCTGGCGCAGATCGACGCCACGCTGACGACGGGTTTCGCCAACCTGTCACAGGGGGTGTTTGCGCTGATTCAGGTGCAGATCATTGCCGCCGGCCTGCTCGACCATAACCGCAAGCAGAACGACACCATCATCTGCGAGCTGGCCAACAGCAATACGC
The sequence above is a segment of the Oxalobacteraceae sp. CFBP 8761 genome. Coding sequences within it:
- a CDS encoding EAL domain-containing protein, producing MSHHPRIAPSVTPHRSKRYLVLAWPLLALLACIALWGATLVRVDAEQGRVAGQIRKDAAAYAEAYEQYITRSVAQMDQITMQLKFSWENSRKPELLPDMRRDGMFTDSAFHVVAVLDRRGIVRSSTRPGLIGTDLADGPYFSRHRDNNSTALRLGTTPVQFGAADDVVLFTRRLDDREDEFDGVIMMAVDARYFTSFVSPATLGAGGIVALAGSEGRLRVEQRSDGAAFFDTATLPRRGAAWSGEQGVRELDGANGFADGQSRVLGWRQSPVYPLVALVGLPRADTLAATNTYWTDSRDRAIAVTLCLMLLGAVGAVLAQRALQRGTEQDDVRRAYRTATESGNDGFYMAAAVRGRDGQIVDFRIVDCNERGAFFYGMTRDDLVGASLTEIDAGLFGEDLLATYRKAMEAGFHEDDRRMPSDNRLNISWGRRRLVRVGHGLAVTLQDISERKAHESQLERLANVDSLTGLATRHAFLERMPAMLAQAHNTDMGAALLFIDLDEFKHINDSHGHATGDGVLKCAAQRLLSLLRPSDQVARFGGDEFVVLLTPCDGERQAASVAARIVEAFGVPFLLGDELHAVGASIGISMYPRDGADAETLVRHSDIAMYVGKNDGKGQYRFFDPSLSTTLNSRARLKQHILEALEGDQFVLHYQPRVDARSGELLSMEALVRWHHPTLGIVAPGDFIPLAESTGLIVRIGEVVIDKACAQLAAWREAGVALVPVSINVSPKQFLRGGVQRQLRAAMVRHCVPASLIEVEITESAMMGDQDDILAELAALRALGVKLHVDDFGTGYSSLSQLQRLKMDVLKVDRAFTNELARSKEGKVFFQAIVSMAHALGMSVVAEGVETAEQLAILRGLECNEVQGYFIARPMPAHEMAVLMTQRYLLEVTASAS